Proteins encoded together in one Impatiens glandulifera chromosome 1, dImpGla2.1, whole genome shotgun sequence window:
- the LOC124918716 gene encoding cullin-3A-like, which produces MSAPKRKNFKIEAFKHRVVVDPKYAEKTWKILEHAINEIYNHNASGLSFEELYRNAYNMILHKFGEKLYSGLVTTMTSHLNEIAKSIEVAQGDVFLEELNRKWADQNKALQMIRDILMYMDRTFIPSTHKTPVYELGLNLWRINVIHSPNIQPRLQGTLLELVQRERTGEVIERGLLRNIIKMLLDLGSTVYQEDFEKTFLADSASFYWVESQKYIECCDCGDFLKKAETRLNEEIERVSHYLDSKTEAKICNVVEKEMIENQMNRLVHMENSGLVNMIVNDKYDDLKRMYCLFKRVSNGLPFIRDVMTSHIRETGKQLVTDPEKLKDPVDFVQRLLDAKDKHDNIIHLAFNNDKTFQNALNSSFEYFVNLNPRSPEFISLFVDDKLRKGLKGVSEDEIETILDKVMMLFRYLQEKDVFEKYYKQHLAKRLLSGKTFSDDAERSLIVKLKTECGYQFTSKLEGMFTDMKTSQDTMQSFHDIIGGELSDYPSLTVQVLTTGSWPTQTTVTCNLPSEILGICEKFRTFYLGTHTGRRLTWQTNMGTADLKLTFGKDKKHELNVSTYQMCILMLFNNADRLTYKEIEQATEIPAPDLKRSLQSLACVKGKNVLRKEPMSKEVGEEDSFLFNDKFTSKLYKVKIGTVVAQKESEPEKQETRQRVEEDRKPQIEAAIVRIMKSRRVLDHNNIIAEVTKQLQSRFLPNPVVIKKRIESLIEREFLERDKVDRKLYRYLA; this is translated from the exons ATGAGTGCTCCGAAGAGGAAGAATTTCAAGATAGAAGCCTTTAAACATCGGGTGGTGGTTGATCCCAAATATGCAGAGAAAACCTGGAAGATATTGGAGCATGCCATTAACGAAATTTACAATCACAACGCCAGTGGTCTTAGTTTCGAGGAGCTTTACAG GAATGCTTATAATATGATTCTTCACAAATTTGGAGAGAAACTATACTCTGGGCTTGTGACCACGATGACGTCACATCTGAATGAAATAGCGAAATCAATCGAGGTTGCTCAGGGTGATGTATTTCTAGAGGAGCTAAACAGGAAATGGGCTGACCAAAACAAGGCATTACAGATGATCAGAGACATACTCATGTACATGGACAGAACTTTCATCCCCAGTACTCATAAAACCCCTGTTTATGAGTTGGGTTTGAACTTATGGAGGATAAATGTCATCCATTCACCCAACATCCAGCCTAGGCTACAGGGCACTCTTCTCGAACTAGTGCAGAGAGAAAGAACAGGGGAAGTCATAGAAAGGGGTTTATTACGCAACATAATAAAGATGTTACTCGATTTGGGCTCAACTGTTTACCAGGAAGATTTTGAGAAAACATTTCTCGCAGACTCGGCTTCGTTTTATTGGGTTGAGTCTCAAAAGTATATTGAGTGCTGTGATTGTGGAGATTTTCTTAAGAAAGCTGAGACACGATTAAACGAAGAGATCGAAAGAGTCTCCCATTATCTTGATTCGAAAACCGAAGCCAAGATTTGCAATGTTGTCGAGAAGGAAATGATTGAGAATCAGATGAACAGGCTTGTACACATGGAGAACTCTGGGTTGGTTAACATGATCGTCAACGATAAATACGACGATCTCAAACGAATGTATTGTTTGTTCAAAAGGGTGTCGAATGGGCTTCCATTTATAAGAGATGTAATGACGTCTCACATTAGAGAAACGGGTAAGCAACTCGTTACCGATCCAGAAAAGTTAAAGGATCCAGTTGATTTTGTTCAAAGGCTACTCGACGCTAAAGATAAACACGATAACATCATCCACTTAGCGTTCAACAATGACAAGACGTTCCAAAACGCTCTAAATTCGTCGTTCGAGTATTTTGTTAATCTAAACCCACGCTCCCCCGAGTTCATATCGTTGTTCGTCGACGATAAGCTTCGGAAAGGTCTTAAAGGCGTAAGCGAGGATGAAATTGAGACAATCCTCGACAAAGTGATGATGCTTTTCCGTTACCTCCAGGAAAAAGACGTATTCGAAAAGTACTACAAGCAACATTTAGCTAAACGACTTCTCTCTGGTAAAACCTTTTCCGACGATGCTGAAAGAAGCTTAATCGTCAAGCTTAAAACGGAATGCGGTTACCAATTCACCTCGAAACTAGAAGGTATGTTCACCGATATGAAAACCTCTCAAGATACAATGCAAAGCTTCCACGATATCATTGGTGGGGAACTTTCGGATTACCCATCGCTAACAGTTCAAGTCCTCACAACCGGATCATGGCCCACACAAACAACCGTCACATGCAATCTCCCATCCGAAATCCTAGGAATATGTGAAAAGTTTCGTACATTTTACCTGGGGACCCACACGGGCAGAAGATTGACATGGCAAACGAACATGGGCACGGCCGATCTAAAACTAACATTCGGTAAAGACAAGAAACACGAACTAAACGTGTCGACTTACCAAATGTGCATCCTAATGCTATTCAACAACGCTGATCGGTTAACCTATAAAGAAATCGAGCAGGCGACAGAAATACCCGCCCCCGATCTAAAACGTTCTCTACAGTCGTTAGCGTGCGTGAAGGGGAAGAACGTGCTGAGGAAGGAGCCGATGAGTAAGGAAGTGGGTGAAGAAGATTCGTTTCTTTTTAACGATAAGTTTACGAGTAAACTATATAAGGTGAAGATTGGAACAGTGGTTGCTCAGAAGGAATCTGAACCGGAGAAACAGGAGACTCGGCAGAGAGTGGAGGAAGATAGGAAACCGCAGATCGAAGCTGCGATCGTGAGGATTATGAAGTCGAGAAGGGTGCTtgatcataataatattattgccGAGGTCACGAAACAGCTGCAGTCGCGTTTCTTGCCGAATCCTGTGGTGATTAAGAAAAGGATCGAGAGTTTGATTGAGAGGGAGTTTCTTGAAAGGGATAAGGTTGATCGGAAGCTGTATCGATACCTCGCATGA